Proteins found in one Kwoniella bestiolae CBS 10118 chromosome 1, complete sequence genomic segment:
- a CDS encoding NADH-cytochrome b5 reductase 1, translating into MAVDFEALAQKYQPYAQPAGTALLILILAISYLINSGSKNRKVLDPVEWRSFKLVAKDHLSHNTALYKFALPRATDSLGLPVGQHISVAAEIDGKQVVRSYTPTTLDDDKGHFDLVVKTYEKGNISRYLSLLTIGQDVKVKGPKGKFHYTAHLAPALLMISGGTGITPMYQIIKSSLKNPNDKTKLSLIYANVEEDDILLRKDLEDLEKKSGGRFTLYHVLNKPPANWTGGVGFITKEMIEQHMPHGGVGSPNHGEGHKVLMCGPPPMMNAMKGHLKELGYPAPRTVSKLEDQVFLF; encoded by the exons ATGGCCGTCGATTTCGAAGCTCTCGCCCAAAAGTACCAACCATACGCCCAACCAGCAGGTACAGCgttgttgatcttgatcctcgCCATCTCTTATCTCATCAACAGTG GCAGCAAAAACAGAAAAGTGCTCGATCCAGTGGAATGGAGAAGTTTCAAACTGGTCGCTAAAGATCATCTTTCCCATAATACTGctct CTACAAGTTCGCTCTTCCCAGAGCCACGGACTCTCTCGGTCTACCAGTCGGACAACACATCTCCGTAGCtgctgagattgatggaAAACAGGTAGTCAGGTCTTACACGCCTACTACGTTGGACGATGATAAAGGTCATTTCGACTTGgttgtcaag ACCTACGAAAAAGGTAACATCTCAAGATATCTCTCGCTCTTGACCATAGGACAAGATGTTAAAGTCAAGGGTCCCAAGGGGAAATTCCATTACAC TGCCCACCTCGCCCCCGCATTGCTCATGATCTCAGGTGGGACAGGTATAACCCCAATgtatcaaatcatcaaatcgTCCCTGAAGAACCCCAACGACAAGACCAAATTATCGTTGATCTACGCCAATGTTGAAGAGGACGATATCTTGTTGAGAAAGGATTTGGAggatctggagaagaagtcgGGTGGTAGATTCACACTTTAT CACGTCCTCAACAAACCCCCTGCCAACTGGACCGGCGGCGTAGGCTTCATCACcaaggagatgattgagcaACACATGCCACATGGTGGAGTCGGCTCACCAAACCACGGTGAGGGCCATAAGGTCTTGATGTGCGGTCCACCACCTATGATGAATGCTATGAA AGGCCACCTCAAAGAACTGGGTTATCCCGCTCCTAGGACCGTCTCGAAATTGGAAGATCAAGTGTTCCTCTTTTAA